In a single window of the Cydia pomonella isolate Wapato2018A chromosome 2, ilCydPomo1, whole genome shotgun sequence genome:
- the LOC133515483 gene encoding uncharacterized protein LOC133515483, with the protein MFFNALFYVEVSTSKMFDQQEDKILRQVTIFAWNLKGALTLAILSASCERFYRNVRVSELVCARAMTLDGSTRAYEEMRRTCKNVVRCNRSVFQRLSVFGACVVDANTPLRLLLIVGSYTVVLLQFSLSSNM; encoded by the exons ATGTTTTTCAACGCTCTGTTTTACGTGGAGGTCTCGACATCTAAAATGTTTGATCAG CAAGAAGACAAAATTCTACGTCAAGTGACGATCTTTGCATGGAATTTAAAGGGCGCCCTAACCCTAGCCATCCTGAGCGCTTCTTGCGAGCGGTTTTACCGAAACGTGCGAGTTAGCGAGCTAGTGTGCGCGAGAGCGATGACACTCGATGGCTCAACGAGGGCTTATGAGG AAATGCGCAGAACATGTAAGAACGTGGTGCGCTGCAACCGCTCTGTGTTCCAACGGCTGTCCGTGTTCGGCGCCTGCGTCGTGGACGCGAACACGCCGCTCCGTTTGCTGCTCATAGTCGGCTCTTACACCGTGGTGTTGCTGCAATTTTCTCTGTCCTCTAATATGTGA
- the LOC133515484 gene encoding poly(ADP-ribose) glycohydrolase, with the protein MTTDMESDNNWRGVPLTEIWGAQSPWGAPEFPLVAPAFNHTVLYHIPSSGCVPGDRPPKPQNGQDKWDHDFVRMPCSNQSLYPVEDSSGETHLKKRWGLIQSALWKPIRNSQELAAAILSYNTQFKNTWKFRALHKLFNEHLEEEESQYFFDVTLPEIVKLALELPKLIQSPIPLLKQHKNRSISLSQQQISSLLANAFFCTFPRRNSTKKSSEYASFPHINFNTLYETSGSDSVLEKLKCLCHYFRRVCTKAPVGAVTFSRRSVPPRRCPVWAQSAASLAAVPLHVAASGTIEDSDGLVQLDFANKYLGGGVLGYGCVQEEIRFVICPELLVSMLFTEVLRPNEALMIIGCERYSKYSGYGSSFQWSGDHSDATPLDSSCRRRAGVLALDALPYAAAPLQYRPPAVARELNKAWVGFTFYSEEQPTATQYPGIATGNWGCGAFGGTPQLKTLIQLMACAEARRPMAYYTFNDVGIRDEFVNIYNLLARYNVTVGQLYQLIARFCKTDVRKGNLHGFIEHALKNGQLPPTCPTSDTAGSPASERTRPDTSVPSGQAEPTESTTRQTEVEKMDVSDTLDVNEIELSESLQKELLKQSPDMFSQDESDSQETQLLNHSESVSKSTSTEVNKMAASSNKMAASNSKSLTTDLFEEMNKLDQSNGKLNLSKAHTNILDESVKVNDVSMDSSENTEQNKSDPTSEMKRKMAKKITDYFSKKVI; encoded by the exons ATGACCACCGACATGGAAAGTGATAATAACTGGCGAGGCGTTCCTTTAACCGAGATATGGGGGGCGCAGTCCCCGTGGGGAGCTCCAGAGTTCCCTTTAGTGGCTCCGGCATTTAACCACACAGTGTTGTACCATATTCCGAGTAGCGGGTGCGTGCCGGGCGATCGGCCGCCTAAACCGCAGAACGGACAAGACAAATGGGACCATGATTTCGTCAGGATGCCATGCTCTAATCAGAGTTTATATCCAGTTGAAGAT agTTCAGGTGAGACACACTTAAAGAAGCGCTGGGGCTTAATCCAGAGTGCCCTGTGGAAGCCAATCCGGAACAGCCAAGAGCTGGCAGCAGCCATATTAAGCTACAACACACAGTTCAAAAACACTTGGAAGTTCAGAGCACTCCATAAGCTGTTTAATGAG cattTAGAGGAAGAGGAATCCCAGTACTTCTTTGATGTCACATTGCCCGAGATAGTTAAACTTGCACTTGAGTTGCCTAAATTGATACAGTCCCCTATACCATTGCTCAA ACAGCACAAGAACCGGTCTATATCACTCTCACAGCAGCAAATATCGAGTTTGCTCGCAAACGCGTTCTTCTGTACATTTCCACGGCGAAATAGCACCAAGAAAAGTTCAGAATATGCCTCTTTCCCGCACATCAACTTTAATAC tcTGTATGAAACATCGGGATCAGATTCCGTCTTGGAGAAGCTCAAGTGTCTGTGCCACTACTTTAGAAGAGTCTGCACTAAAG CCCCGGTCGGCGCGGTGACGTTCTCGCGCCGCTCCGTGCCGCCGCGGCGCTGCCCGGTCTGGGCACAGTCCGCCGCCTCGCTGGCCGCCGTGCCCCTACATGTAGCCGCCAGTGGAACTATTGAAGATTCCGACGGTCTGGTGCAGCTCGACTTTGCTAACAA ATACCTCGGCGGGGGCGTGCTGGGATACGGTTGTGTTCAGGAAGAAATTCGTTTCGTGATCTGTCCCGAGTTGTTGGTATCCATGCTGTTTACCGAAGTGCTACGGCCAAACGAAGCGCTCATGATCatag GTTGCGAACGCTACAGCAAGTACTCGGGCTACGGGTCGAGTTTCCAGTGGTCCGGCGACCACAGCGACGCCACCCCGCTGGACTCGTCGTGCCGGCGCCGCGCGGGCGTGCTGGCGCTGGACGCGCTGCCCTacgccgccgcgccgctgcaGTACCGCCCGCCGGCCGTCGCTAGGGAACTCAACAAG GCCTGGGTGGGATTCACTTTCTACTCCGAGGAGCAGCCCACGGCCACCCAGTACCCCGGCATAGCCACAGGGAACTGGGGCTGCGGGGCCTTCGGTGGCACCCCACAGCTCAAGACACTCATACAG CTCATGGCCTGTGCAGAAGCCCGGAGGCCTATGGCGTACTACACGTTCAACGACGTGGGGATTCGGGACGAGTTTGTGAACATTTATAACTTGCTGGCGAGATATAATGTCACTGTCG GCCAACTATACCAGTTAATAGCGCGGTTCTGCAAGACGGACGTGCGCAAGGGCAACCTGCACGGCTTCATAGAACACGCGCTGAAGAACGGACAACTGCCGCCGACCTGTCCGACGTCGGACACGGCGGGGTCGCCTGCCAGTGAACGGACACGACCGGACACGTCCGTACCGAGCGGCCAGGCGGAACCGACGGAGAGTACTACAAGGCAAACGGAGGTGGAGAAAATGGATGTT AGTGACACATTGGACGTGAACGAAATCGAACTCTCAGAGTCGCTACAAAAGGAGCTCCTCAAACAATCACCGGACATGTTCTCTCAAGACGAATCTGACTCCCAAGAAACACAACTGTTAAACCACAGTGAAAGCGTGTCTAAATCAACAAGCACAGAGGTTAACAAAATGGCGGCCAGTTCAAACAAAATGGCCGCTAGTAATAGTAAAAGTCTTACTACAGATTTGTTTGAAGAGATGAACAAGCTTGATCAGTCGAATGGTAAGCTAAATTTATCTAAAGCACACACTAATATATTGGACGAATCTGTAAAAGTAAATGATGTTTCTATGGATTCGAGTGAGAATACAGAGCAAAATAAATCAGATCCCACTTCTGAGATGAAAAGGAAGATGGCTAAGAAAATAACGGATTATTTCAGTAAAAAAGTTATTTGA